The DNA sequence TTCACATATCAAAGATGGTATCTGTTTTATTTGACTTTCCCGTGTGAAACACATTTGGGCTGCCCAAAAGACCTGCCACAATTGAGATGTTCTTAGATTCTCTTGAACCCATATATTTTTGCCACTGAATTAAGTAACAAATGAagcaacatttttaaaaaagcaaccATCTGATGTTCCCAATTTGGCAGCTTTTTGTCATGCAGTAGACCCAAGTAGTAATTTCATCCCCTTCCCATGGCTGATGTTGATGTGCAAGACACAGACGTGGCTTGTGGGTGAGTCATTTCACTGTTGAGGCCGTGCTGGCCATTAGTCGGCTGGTGGAGGGGTGGCATCTGCACACTCAGAGAGCCGTACGTGTCAGAGCTACCGGGCTCAGAGCATTTCCTGATTACACCGTGGAACGTCAAGTGCTCATTACACATCATCTGATAGCAGCTCGTCTCACTTCCTTTTACGCAGATAGCTGCAAATATTgcagtgaatgaatgtgtgtgtgcatgtgtgcatgtacgtgttgAGAATTGATTTGCTTGTTATTGACATTTGGTAGGTAAAGTGAATCATTCTGAATGGTAGCTTTCCGAGTATGGAAAATTGCAGCCTACAGGTACTGTTTTCTGGCCTGGTCATCATCGCTGTGAAATTGCAGGGGTGCACAGAGGTTTTTCTTTTTGGAAGAGACAGAGTGCTGTGTATGAtcctcagagagagacagacacatgatAAGCAAATACTCACTTCCATCTGATCCAGCATTGCATTTAGAATAGCAGGGAAAGGACTGTGTTGCTCTTCGTCTGCAATTTAGAAGGCCAAAGACACTTGATTCTGAGTGTAGCAGTCACCTAAACTATGGTGTACTGTAGAATGGGCAGCTTTTCTAGAGTTTGAAGTGCCATAGGCATTGTCCATCTCTACTTGTCCATTTATTCTGCCATGGTGTACTTGTTAGATTATGCAAGAGAAAGATGTTTACTGGGAGAATGGGACAACTCCCATTGACTGCAGAGTGCTCAGAGCACTGCAGCCTCAGTTACAGGAACTGGTGATGGCCACAAAGGCTTTTCTGGCTCAAGAGATGCTcaaaacacacatttatggCGAAACCTTTAGGGTGTGACTGAGATGTGTTTAGTAGATTGAGAGTTCTTTTCCATTCCCCATTGTAAGCCACGCAGTTCCAGCAAGCTGCAGcgcttatacagtatgtcaacatgtccaaaatgctataaatccatttgtGAAAACATTAATAAGTCACATTATTTAATTTTGAATTTCAAGTCATTTCAATAATactgcagttgtgttgttttgattgagtaacgAATAACAGTTAGCTAATAAcggttccactgaaattacttggaaaacaccatttttaaaaatgatttatAAAAATGTATGGAAAAAGTGGTGGctatagtgttttggaaaagagaTCTTCATACTTAAGTGACCCATTCATATACAGCAAGTGACCCATTCATATACAGCAAGTGACACATTCGTATCATACAGCAAAAGCTGCAACACTGAGTTTCATATGCATTTTAAACCTGTTAGTCAGAGAGGTGatggtgctttgtgtgtgtgataattatGCGACTAATTACTACTTAATAATTCAGAATGCATCAACTAAGCGATATATCATGCCCTGGTTCCAGGAATCCATTACAGTACGGTAAACCGCTAGCGTGCTGTGCTGGAGATTCAGAGTTCAACACTACAAAAACTGCAGAAGAAACGATGAAAGTGTAATTCATATGACATCTTTGCTTCCCACAAAGAATTCCCTTTTGGCTGGAAGGGACGGTCCTATTCCCATTCCCAGCAAGGAAAACACGGCCTGGCTGTGGGAATTCTTGTGGTTGACACCTAACTGTTCATTGTCTTCACTGTGTGACTTTGGGCAAACATGCAGTTTGCAAAGTGCAACTCTTCTCCACACTTTCCTACTGTAGTGCTGGATTAGAGACCACTGCTGTCACTGCTGTCAGCAGAGGTCAGCTGACCCAGGGCTCCTTGCGTTACAACACTGACCGAAGGGAAGAGTTGAGAAGAGGACACTCTTCAGAAGgcagtgcctgcctgcctgcctgctgcccATGGCTGAGTGCATGCCATGATCAGGTAAGAGGAACGTTACAATGGGGTTCTGAGGAGCAAACTTCATTTtcatatcgagggctgagaaccaaaggggcgtaagtgacattttggtcaaaatcgAGTTATAtacatcacctgaaagctcttgatgagctctcttagctgacaaaattatagaagtaaaatatttataaatatatggttattgaacaaaaaccaaaagtCTTTAACTGTGagcatatagaagcagttagatttgttttggctctcctgtaaagttggtgaaatgtcacttacgcccctttggttctcagccctcgatataatATTTAGAAAGATGAGGAATGGAGATTTGGTGATAGAGATTCATCGTTGTTTTAGCCTCAGTGAGGCAATGGTGGATGGATGAAGCAAAAGTCAAGACCTAATTATAGCTCCAAACTACTTTGACTGATTCTGGGAACCCTCGTCAAAGACTTTCCTACTTTAAATGAGAAGCGTGAAACAAAGAGGCAATTCTAGTTGCAATTCTAGTTGCACTTCTAGTTCCACCTTCAGAGCAAATTCTTGCATATTTATACACTAAAATCTGGGGATTTCCTTTACACGTAGAGGAAAATGAAAAGGAGTGAGTCACACATTGCCATATATTCTGTCTATGCAATCAGATCTGTGACATGTTCTACATATCTGACGAGACTGACAGCAGGTGTTAGGCTTCGTGAGCTCAGCATCTTTAGTAACATCTAAATGCTGTCGGCTCACCCCCCTTGCCCCTGAATCAGTGTCATGGAGCCTGTCTAGTAGTCGTGGCCATGATGGTCATGGAATAAACCATGCTAGGGTGCTACTCGTCTTGCTGTCGTGACCCAAGTGGCGGATCTTTTGAGCGCCTCTGCTAGAGGAGGCGAAGTCATTTCCTGTGGGAAGATGAGTACACCCACCATAACCACTTCCTGTCATATTTTACAGCTTCTATCAGCCgaaaacaaataggcctactccTCCAACAGCTCAACTGACATGTCAACAATAAGAGCAATCTCCAGTTAGTACAGAATGACACGATATTGGACGTCTGTGTCCATGTATAcgtgtataggcctacatgaagcACATTTCATCTCACTTCTTTCTATTCATTTTATCTGTATATCATATTTTTGAGTGTAATTGAATAAGGAGCGCTGGGGCATTTTGGACTATATCAGTTACCTACTTCAGACATCTCATCCTGCTGACCTGTTCACTTTCCCTTGTGATCTAGCATCTAGGTCAAGCATATAGGAGGCCATTGAAAGACAGCAGTGCTGAAGTTTCCAAGTTACGTACAGTTAGTTCATGTCACAGAAACCTGTGCCATTCTAAAAGTGCTGAGGCCGCTGAATGGCTCCCCACCACAAACACATCTAAGCCAAACCAAGATCTGGCTCCGTTTTGATTCTAGAATTTGGCTTGAGTGTTTAGGCACACATAATGACAAAGCTGTAAcactctgattttttttttccaccattGTCATCATGCTAGACCTCATTGTTATtcaaaacatactgtagtgaaaaacaatgcatttgttttgtttgtttttaagacAGAAATAGATAttacatttgttctggctacaCCTTATTCTGaaccttttcttttttaaacgtCCATTCGCAGACCTTTTTATACAGTCATTTTAAGAATCTGAAACAGAATTTAGAACACATGGGTATGTGTTTAATGAAAAAAGGAACAGAAAGAACACCAGAGCAGCAGCTGCAGTTACATCTCGACCACTCCCTGTGGCTGACTGGAATTTCTGAAAGGTGGGCTCAGAATGAAGTGAGAACCATGTGTTTATGCCTGCTTTATGACAGCTGATGCCCTGTTAGTGGATTTTAATGCAGTTTAAAACAATCACAGGCTGTTGCAACAACCAGAGGTTACCGCAACAGAGAGAGTATCTCACTCCATATATGGAGCATAAGAATCAGCCCATCATAGACAGCACATCTGCTCTTTAGTTCTGAGTATGTATTGTATTTTCCAATCTCCGCCAGCCCCCAAATAAGACATATTGTATGCCCATCTGTGCAGAAATGGCCTTTCCTATTAGTTATTGCCTGTTAACTTGCTGAGTAATATATTAGCAGTCTCGCTTTCACTGTGAAGGGCTCTGcatggtaggcctacagaatGTTTGAATATACAAGTAAGAATCCCTGTATGAAAGGCAGGGCTAgttctagcctaggctactatattAAAAGTGGGCTGGTAAAATTATTGGGTGGACAAAATATCTGAATAAGAAtactaataataagaagaattaGTTATTAGGCAGTATGCCACTGCAAATATCGATATTTaatgtatattactgtaaaccataCCCCTTTcttatactgtctacactgcatgGGCCAGATGTACCAatgcttttgcgcccacttcaggacTATTTGTTTCGCAACATGTACGTAAAAAGGGCTGCAACACACTAATCAccatggcacacacagacacacacacacacacacacacacacacacagtataagcAACTGCATTAAATGCATAATTTGACTCTGAGCACCATTGAGAATTAGTTTCTCTTATTATGAAAGAGATATCATGTGCACAACCACAGCCTTCTCTGACTAACCAAATATTGGCCCGTTACTGCAAATTCCATGATCTAGGTTTACAAATGCTGATTCTGATGTTTGCTAGCCTTGGTTTGGGCATGTTCAAAAACTACCAGCCTCCAGTTGGCAGGTAAGACCTACAGTATTGGACAGTTGGCAAAAATGTAACCTAGCTGTGTGGCACTGACAATGTCAAAGTGTGACTCTGAAAGTATACTGAACGTATTATTGACTCCACTTCTGCTACGGaaaattatgttttggggagttttatctgtttgtttattttttgtctgTTCTTTGTTTATTCAGTTTGCCAATGTGCAGGATTACACAAACATACCGGCCCAATTCCTATGGCACTTGGTCTAGGTGTAGCATGGgtctagcctggctccgccttcctgcgtacttccgctcagttttcatttcacttcactacatagtctgggtctgcagtatattcacaggttttctcaacacaaaaatgtgcaggtccaatcagcgaacagagggagtagctgaggaCAATGACATTGAGGTGGTGcactagtttgagcatgtcacatcacgaccaaacgttagcgattggttgcggcagatctgagtggctcttgGCAGATCCagtagttttaaacatcaacagagtatccacattcaaggaagttcacgattggcaatggaaagtggccagactctctatTCATTATGAACATGGGAGAGTATAGGACCAAGCATGGGTCTGGGATGACATGACAAAACACATGACATGGCTGTATTGTGAGATACACTGAGCAGAGGTCTACTCAGAGTGCCCGTAAAGTGTAGTAAATGTATGATTTGCATATGAAAATGAAGAAttcaaatgtgtatgtgtgacgcTGGCAAAGTCCACTGCCATGGTCTGATGGTCATAAAAGTGACCTTCCTTAAAGCCCTGGGTACACATGCTGGCACACGTCTATGAGTTCACACGGAGTTGGGAGGAAAGGGAAGCACGATGGAAATGTGATGCCATGTTTCACAAGAACAGAATCTGCAGAACcagagctgaaaaaaaaacaatttagaGTATAAACAACACAACATTGAAAAGTCACATTACACTGCACATTACACTGCAATTATgcagtacaacaacaacaacaacaacaacaacaacaacgacaacttgcatttacagtataacCCTTATCAaggcacccaaagcgctttggGGAATCTCACTAACCACCAATGTACAGCACCAACTTGGGTGACACACAGCAGCTGTGTCAGAATGggtttttgttctttttcgagattaggcctattcaatttcacattcataaataaaatgaataaagaaaaatatatgGCATCATATTTATAGCCTATGGGTCAGGTCATGTTTCCACTCAGAACACAGAATCTGGATCTGGATTAACGACTAACGGGTAAAAGAACCGATCTAACAGCCCATCACTGGTTACGCCACTGCACTGGCCACACAGGATGCCACCTAGGATgctgcgtctgtctgtctgtctccatggcaGCGCGAGACTGCGGGCATGCATGGCAGTGGGAATGGAGCCTGTGAGGTTGTAACCCCAGTGATTTGTGATGTGGTCTGACTGAGCTGAGTCTGGGCCTCACGCATCACTGTTGGCTTGGCCAAGCACCAACTCCCCTCCAAATATTTGGAGACATTTTGTCAGAGGGCCATAAACAGCACTGGTCTAGAGGAGCAGGGGTTGTGTGGCTCCTGTCTGACTGTGTACAGCTTTGCAGGCATTCATACGAGAATACGAGGTCTTTAAAAATCCCTTCACATGATAGGCGCTCTGAAGGTAtgtctaaacaaacaaaacaaaaatcaaacatGTAAAGGTAAACAAAGAAATAAGTGAACAAATAAAACAGCCCCTGTGGAATGCTGCCTCTAGTTACACACCGAAGTCTTCCCATCAAcaaaacacccccaccccctccccttacTCACATTCCATCACAACTGATAACAAGTGTCCTAAAGTGGCCAGCGGACACCATCTTCTGCTATCTAAGTGAACATGTGATATCTCACCATCTAGCAATGCGCAATTAACTAAGAGAGTGTCTACAAGCATTTCAAGCAGAGTACTTTCCAGTGCGGATGTAAACGTATTGCCCAACGAAGACGTCGTCGGCTGATTTCAGGAAACAATGACGCATATGGGCAGGGTCTTCAGGGGTATTATTGTACAGTGCGAATGATTTGACTGGGGACTGAGGTCGTACTAACTGGTTCGCTTGTTGTTCGTGCGCGATTAGAGGACTTTATAATGGCACAGTTTGGAACATTGGTGATGCTCGCTGTTTTTTGCTTTATTGGTGAATCAGTACTTGGTAAGTAGCCTAATGTAAACCCTCTTTAAATAGCTTAATAAGAATCTATGTATATGAATAGGCTATACTTTTCTAATTCATTTGATATTAGAGTATTAAAATGACATAAAAGTGCTcgaaagtttaaaaaaaaaaaaaaaaaaaaaaacgttgacagGAAAACACTGAAATTGATCGTATATATTCCGTTATTTGTGCCCAGGTCGTATCGACGTATTGTTCTCAGTAGTGCCTATGCACCCACGCGATTTAGGTAAACGTGCTTATTGAGCAATTCAACTTTACTGAAGTCTTAGAGCTGTTGAACCACTGTTACTCTCACCTAATCTCTAGTTATAGTCTCGGATGGTTTGTTAGTCTAGTCGTTTTGAATAGTTCCATTTGTTTTGTTAGTTGTGTTCTGTTATTGGACCGGTCTGGAAGTCAGTGTATATAGCCCACGATGTCTGTGTGGTTTCATAAATGAACTTTTCTCTCCATTCTACTGTTTCTAGGAGCCCCTACCAAAGCCAGGTACATGTGGCTGAAGTGTCGTCCGGATAGCAAGAATGCAAATTGTTTGGAAGAGAAGGGTCCCATGATTAACCTGGATAAATATCCAGACACCCCAAAACGTCTTCCATCAAGTGCGGTCCAAGAACTGTGAGTAAACTGACATTTTAAGTTTTCAGAACAAAACTGAAACACTCAAACTTCAAACAGGCTAATTTTGTATTCACCTGATAGGTTTGTTGGTAATGTATTATATTAACCCACAACAGATGAGGAGCTCAGTAACTTTTCTTAAAGTGGGGAAACAGATCACTTTTGTTCCACAAAATATTGCTATGTCATATTTTCAGTGTAGCCTAGTGTTTCACAACATCCAGAAATCTGAAAGTTCTCACTAATGACATATCTACATGAACCAACTATTTTTGTGAAGAAACCACATAGAAAACAAAATGGAGAAGTGTCAGCTGAATATACAAAGATCCTTTTTGACTATCTAAGGAACGATATTTGACAATTTAGGCTTTCAGAATCCAAATATCTGTATGTCCAATAGTGAATTATACATCTTTATTGTTGTAGGTCAGTAGATGGGCCACTAAAGACATTTAGACATTTAAAGGAACTCACTAAAAAGGCTCAACAAACAGCTTCCTCTGGTGATAAAAAAGGCGTTAGGTCTCGGAAGCGGAAGTCCCATCTGATCGGATCTGATATTGGGTCATAGGTATCTTGCTTCATGTATGTTGTTCAAGCACAAACCATGGttgtgaaagaaagaggagatttCAATATGCTCATCAGACTCTTTTTTGTTCAACATAGGATGTGGATGCAACCTATCAGATTCAAAATGTCCTCTATTAGCCAACATTTATTGTTGGTACACATTTAGGGTGTAAGAGGgtgtctgaaatgtaatgtgacaATCTAATTGCCATTTGAAGACCTTAAGAAAAGATGTAATTAtcttgcagtgcagtgcagttcaCTCCAGAAACCTGTAATTAGGCTGTGagacacctacagtactgttACAGTGTTAGTAACTGGGCCAAAACCAGACACATGTAGTGTTACTCATTGTGGAGATCTGTAATCTCAAGTTATCTTTGTTCATGACAATAATCTTAAAACCCCTTAGTAGGACACTGATGTGGACAGTTTCAGAAGTAGGCCTATTCAGAAGTTttagaagtatttcaaaatgttgCTATCCATTGGAAAAGGAATTTAGTCTGTATGGTAATAGCCTGCGTAATTTCATGCAAATATTTCGTCCGAAACATCGAACTCGGTGTGTACAGGCCTTAACGAGAATAAAATGTCACTCTGTGTCATATAACCGTATGAGTCATACAAAAATGATTGTCCCTTGCTCACTCAGGAGTCAGGTTTAAACAGGCACCTGCTCCATATCACTGAAGTTTAATGGGATTCATAATGTGATTACATTATTGCCATGGGCAGTTTGGCATGACATCATAGCTGTTTGAGAATATTAGTGGTAAAACTCATTTAAAAGTCACATTGTTTCATGTTGAATCACCTACATTTCAGGGGAAACTGTAACTGACCTAAATTTACATGTAGGCTAACTGATTAGTTTTCCATGGGAAAGATTCTGGTTTGGTAAGACAGGTGTACATACACTTGCCTGAGCCTGTTAACTGGTATTGGCAGGTGCACAAGGCCTACTCTTGGCGCCCAGAGACAcaaaaaagtttaatttcagATCACAATTTCAATTGAAAGGGTGCACATATAGAACGGTTGCTGAAGCTCACCGGGAAGAGAGTGACCAAAGACTGCTTCTGTTGCTGGCTCCTCACTTGCATGCATGAGCCCCAGCTTGGCCCCATATGTCCTCACATACAAGGACTGCATGGGCCGTGGGATCCCCTGTGGGCCCTTTCActatacattcacacatttgcttTTGTCAGACGCCCTCAAAAGGTTTAGACTGTGTCTAGTTTTTGGTCATGCAAGGCAACAGGCCTGGGAGGGCGGAGAGCCTGGTCGGggtgggcgggtgggtggggggtggctgtGGGGGCTTAAGGAACATTCCCTGCGGGCTGTATGAAAAATCACAGGAAGGGCCAAGAGGATGTCGACTCACCCCCGAATGGCTCTGTGCTTCTGTTTTTCTTACAGACTGCCAAATGAGACTGGCCTGGAACCAGACGAGCAGTCAGGCGACAATGCCGAGGCTGGAAAGCACATTCCTGACTTCCTGGACCGTGGCTCCGGCGACCAGTTGCTTATGGACAGCCCGATgcagagacaagaggagagctCGGGGATGGAGGAGGGAAGCGCCGACTACGATTACTCCAACGTCGTCTACCCAGACAAAGTGCCCTATTGGGAGGACTATGAAAATAATATGATACAGTAACTTGCTTGAAAATACCAGCCAGGtcgttgtttttttctgtctgtgatgGGTCATCTATAAATTTCAGCAAAAAAAGCAAAGCATCCCTCAGGACCAGATGTCATGTTTAAATGGTTTCATCCCAGTTCATCTTGTTTTGATACCAGTTACCATAAGCCTGTGACTCACCCGTGTGCTTTTTTTTACTGGGCACACATGGGTTTGCATATAATTATTATGCCCACTGTACAGTATCTCcataatgtgtgtatttttagacCGCCACAAAGGCACCTCGCAGTGTCTTTTTACTTTATCCTTATCTTAGTCCCCTATAATTACGGCCATATGTTATTGTATTTAACGAAACATGCACTTTCCTGCAAACCAAAATGAGATAACTTTAACTCATTAGTTTATTACAC is a window from the Sardina pilchardus chromosome 18, fSarPil1.1, whole genome shotgun sequence genome containing:
- the srgn gene encoding serglycin, coding for MAQFGTLVMLAVFCFIGESVLGAPTKARYMWLKCRPDSKNANCLEEKGPMINLDKYPDTPKRLPSSAVQELLPNETGLEPDEQSGDNAEAGKHIPDFLDRGSGDQLLMDSPMQRQEESSGMEEGSADYDYSNVVYPDKVPYWEDYENNMIQ